One stretch of Malus domestica chromosome 14, GDT2T_hap1 DNA includes these proteins:
- the LOC103434559 gene encoding uncharacterized protein isoform X1, with translation MSRLAPLSEEPNINGEEDAANWSSKGILRSTQPWRNWIKTHLSPLVLFHKRSDFKVLLSVLGCPLFPVSALPKLPLNEKVSSTAQYIIQHFTAATGCRKLEGKVKNIFSTGKVTMAMVDDPGPGGGSAAGTTTVSEKGCFVMWQMVPNKWLIELVLGGHKVAAGSDGIVAWRHTPWLGVHAAKGRIRPLRRALQGLDPMAISAVFSLAQYMGEKQISGVDCFVLKLSADQTDLAERSDSTAEMIKHVIFGYFSQRNGLLVHLEDSYLTRIQSPGAYPTYWETTMSTKIEDYRTVEGVMIAHSGQTNVIITRFGDNLKTGSAITRLEETWTIDDVAFNVPGLSMDCFIPPKEVQKNYPKKNFDWRSPLH, from the exons ATGAGCCGGCTCGCACCGTTGTCGGAAGAGCCGAACATCAACGGAGAAGAAGACGCCGCGAACTGGTCAAGCAAAGGCATTCTGCGGAGCACTCAGCCGTGGCGGAACTGGATCAAGACCCACCTTTCTCCCCTCGTGCTCTTCCACAAGAGGTCCGACTTCAAAGTGCTTCTCAGTGTTCTTGGTTGCCCTCTCTTCCCTGTCTCTGCCCTTCCCAAACTACCCCTCAATGAG AAGGTTTCCTCAACTGCACAATACATAATACAACACTTCACAGCTGCCACCGGTTGCCGCAAGCTAGAAGGCAAAGTGAAGAACATTTTCTCAACTGGGAAAGTGACAATGGCAATGGTTGATGATCCCGGCCCCGGTGGTGGCTCAGCTGCCGGAACCACCACAGTTTCGGAAAAAGGGTGCTTTGTGATGTGGCAGATGGTTCCTAACAAGTGGCTGATTGAGCTAGTTCTGGGTGGTCACAAGGTGGCAGCTGGTAGCGATGGCATAGTCGCTTGGCGTCACACGCCGTGGCTAGGTGTCCACGCTGCCAAAGGCCGCATTCGTCCTCTCCGGCGAGCTCTTCAG GGATTAGATCCAATGGCAATATCAGCTGTATTTTCCCTAGCGCAGTACATGGGGGAAAAGCAAATCTCCGGCGTTGATTGCTTCGTCTTGAAATTGTCAGCTGATCAAACGGATCTGGCTGAACGAAGTGATAGCACAGCagagatgatcaaacatgtaatATTTGGCTACTTCAGCCAAAGAAATGGGCTGCTAGTGCACCTAGAGGACTCTTACTTAACCAGGATCCAGTCACCTGGTGCCTACCCTACCTACTGGGAGACCACAATGTCGACGAAAATCGAGGACTATCGGACGGTGGAGGGTGTGATGATCGCACACTCCGGTCAGACGAATGTGATCATCACACGGTTTGGGGACAATCTAAAGACAGGGTCTGCAATCACGCGGCTGGAAGAAACATGGACGATTGATGATGTTGCATTCAACGTCCCTGGATTGTCCATGGATTGCTTCATTCCTCCTAAAGAAGTACAGaaaaattaccctaagaagAATTTTGATTGGAGATCACCATTGCATTaa
- the LOC103434559 gene encoding uncharacterized protein isoform X2, whose protein sequence is MSRLAPLSEEPNINGEEDAANWSSKGILRSTQPWRNWIKTHLSPLVLFHKRSDFKVLLSVLGCPLFPVSALPKLPLNEVSSTAQYIIQHFTAATGCRKLEGKVKNIFSTGKVTMAMVDDPGPGGGSAAGTTTVSEKGCFVMWQMVPNKWLIELVLGGHKVAAGSDGIVAWRHTPWLGVHAAKGRIRPLRRALQGLDPMAISAVFSLAQYMGEKQISGVDCFVLKLSADQTDLAERSDSTAEMIKHVIFGYFSQRNGLLVHLEDSYLTRIQSPGAYPTYWETTMSTKIEDYRTVEGVMIAHSGQTNVIITRFGDNLKTGSAITRLEETWTIDDVAFNVPGLSMDCFIPPKEVQKNYPKKNFDWRSPLH, encoded by the exons ATGAGCCGGCTCGCACCGTTGTCGGAAGAGCCGAACATCAACGGAGAAGAAGACGCCGCGAACTGGTCAAGCAAAGGCATTCTGCGGAGCACTCAGCCGTGGCGGAACTGGATCAAGACCCACCTTTCTCCCCTCGTGCTCTTCCACAAGAGGTCCGACTTCAAAGTGCTTCTCAGTGTTCTTGGTTGCCCTCTCTTCCCTGTCTCTGCCCTTCCCAAACTACCCCTCAATGAG GTTTCCTCAACTGCACAATACATAATACAACACTTCACAGCTGCCACCGGTTGCCGCAAGCTAGAAGGCAAAGTGAAGAACATTTTCTCAACTGGGAAAGTGACAATGGCAATGGTTGATGATCCCGGCCCCGGTGGTGGCTCAGCTGCCGGAACCACCACAGTTTCGGAAAAAGGGTGCTTTGTGATGTGGCAGATGGTTCCTAACAAGTGGCTGATTGAGCTAGTTCTGGGTGGTCACAAGGTGGCAGCTGGTAGCGATGGCATAGTCGCTTGGCGTCACACGCCGTGGCTAGGTGTCCACGCTGCCAAAGGCCGCATTCGTCCTCTCCGGCGAGCTCTTCAG GGATTAGATCCAATGGCAATATCAGCTGTATTTTCCCTAGCGCAGTACATGGGGGAAAAGCAAATCTCCGGCGTTGATTGCTTCGTCTTGAAATTGTCAGCTGATCAAACGGATCTGGCTGAACGAAGTGATAGCACAGCagagatgatcaaacatgtaatATTTGGCTACTTCAGCCAAAGAAATGGGCTGCTAGTGCACCTAGAGGACTCTTACTTAACCAGGATCCAGTCACCTGGTGCCTACCCTACCTACTGGGAGACCACAATGTCGACGAAAATCGAGGACTATCGGACGGTGGAGGGTGTGATGATCGCACACTCCGGTCAGACGAATGTGATCATCACACGGTTTGGGGACAATCTAAAGACAGGGTCTGCAATCACGCGGCTGGAAGAAACATGGACGATTGATGATGTTGCATTCAACGTCCCTGGATTGTCCATGGATTGCTTCATTCCTCCTAAAGAAGTACAGaaaaattaccctaagaagAATTTTGATTGGAGATCACCATTGCATTaa